In Salinigranum marinum, one DNA window encodes the following:
- a CDS encoding integrin alpha produces the protein MAGTQPVRVLLAPVVVATLVVLAGCSGFAGVASKSTDSSTPAAQSSPSASADTAAQVDGAVSRLPAAEPLNGTRSLADADVTVRGVGADELGFGAAVGDVNGDGTPDLVVGAPFHNTSEVRSGAVFVFFGPVAPGDLTVEDADVQLLGEGRGDWAGNSIAIADVSDDGVGDLIIGAPRHGPDNPGGVYVVYGGPYLNGTASLGTANATLTGAVPDSLAGYSVAAANVTGGAAADVVIGAPRANDSGPNSGAVYLVDGQNVETTGSLTQADATFSGATAEDRAGRAVEVAGDVDGDDHPDLVIGARGADGASNGSGAAYLVTTTAYPERASLADAAVTLAGVDSNDDAGFDVSGAGDVNGDGLADVLVGAPLSDAGGRTAGAVYVVHGSSDLPETVSLSDAAVKFRGAPGDRAGYSANGVGDVTCDGTDDVLVGAPGNDTGGEDAGAAYLVAGGTGGERSPSNATATLTGAAPGDQVGRVDALVAVSGEETTGLVVGAPFGEAPPSVHVVYAGCAASDG, from the coding sequence ATGGCTGGGACCCAGCCCGTCCGTGTTCTCCTCGCACCCGTTGTGGTCGCCACACTGGTCGTCCTCGCGGGCTGCAGTGGCTTCGCCGGCGTCGCATCGAAGTCCACCGATTCGTCGACACCGGCGGCGCAGTCATCGCCATCGGCGAGCGCTGACACCGCGGCACAGGTCGACGGGGCGGTGTCCCGACTGCCAGCGGCTGAGCCCCTCAACGGGACGCGGAGCCTCGCCGACGCGGACGTCACCGTTCGCGGTGTCGGTGCGGACGAACTGGGCTTCGGGGCGGCCGTCGGTGACGTAAACGGTGACGGCACGCCGGACCTCGTCGTGGGTGCGCCGTTTCACAACACCAGCGAAGTCCGTTCGGGGGCCGTGTTCGTGTTCTTCGGACCGGTCGCCCCCGGGGATCTGACTGTCGAAGACGCTGACGTCCAGCTACTGGGCGAAGGCCGCGGTGACTGGGCCGGTAACAGCATCGCCATCGCCGACGTGAGCGACGACGGTGTCGGTGACCTGATCATCGGGGCACCCCGTCATGGTCCCGACAATCCCGGCGGGGTGTACGTCGTCTACGGTGGACCGTACCTGAACGGAACGGCCTCGCTCGGGACGGCCAACGCGACGCTCACCGGAGCCGTACCCGACTCGCTCGCCGGCTACTCGGTCGCTGCAGCGAACGTCACTGGGGGGGCCGCGGCAGATGTCGTGATCGGCGCGCCACGGGCGAACGATTCGGGCCCGAATTCGGGCGCGGTCTACCTCGTCGACGGACAGAACGTGGAAACGACGGGATCGCTGACCCAAGCGGACGCCACCTTCTCGGGCGCGACTGCTGAGGACCGCGCCGGGCGGGCAGTAGAGGTCGCTGGCGACGTCGACGGCGACGACCATCCCGACCTCGTGATCGGCGCCAGAGGGGCCGACGGCGCGTCGAACGGATCGGGCGCGGCCTACCTCGTCACCACGACGGCGTACCCCGAGCGCGCTTCGCTCGCCGACGCCGCGGTCACGCTCGCCGGGGTCGACTCGAACGACGATGCCGGGTTCGACGTGTCCGGCGCGGGTGACGTGAACGGTGACGGACTCGCAGATGTCCTCGTCGGTGCCCCGCTGAGCGATGCTGGTGGGAGGACCGCCGGTGCAGTCTACGTTGTCCACGGCTCGTCTGATCTCCCGGAGACGGTGAGCCTCTCGGACGCCGCGGTCAAGTTCCGTGGAGCGCCGGGCGACCGTGCGGGGTACTCGGCGAACGGCGTCGGCGACGTCACGTGCGACGGGACCGACGACGTCCTGGTCGGTGCCCCGGGGAACGATACCGGCGGGGAAGACGCTGGGGCGGCGTACCTCGTTGCCGGCGGGACGGGTGGCGAGAGGTCCCCCTCGAACGCGACGGCGACGCTCACCGGTGCGGCTCCCGGCGATCAGGTCGGGAGAGTCGACGCACTCGTCGCCGTCTCGGGCGAGGAGACGACGGGACTGGTCGTCGGTGCGCCGTTCGGGGAGGCTCCGCCCAGCGTCCACGTCGTCTACGCGGGGTGCGCTGCGTCGGATGGCTAG
- a CDS encoding helix-turn-helix domain-containing protein: MREFTFSIDYEAGTDPMMDVFIDHPSLVARGLHGCVNDDDFWRVERLSGPPVALDAVERLHLDEDVRTESVTETDCLATEHHEVIERSDGERVFYTYVERISGGKSVQTLAGQYLPRGSLLCSRRSEGRHEWRILMRSDEKVGLLYDALSANLRSELSFHMGHLRDADRWGHDSLGTVSLDPNQRTALRAAARHGYYRAPSEITLEELASKLEIPRSTLSYRLRRAEEQLVTEYLNGVSVTHD; the protein is encoded by the coding sequence ATGCGCGAGTTCACGTTCAGCATCGACTACGAGGCCGGTACCGATCCGATGATGGACGTGTTCATCGACCACCCGTCGCTCGTCGCGCGGGGATTACACGGCTGTGTGAACGACGATGACTTCTGGCGCGTCGAACGTCTCAGCGGGCCGCCGGTGGCGCTCGACGCGGTCGAACGGCTCCACCTCGACGAGGACGTCCGGACGGAGTCAGTGACCGAGACGGACTGCCTCGCCACGGAACACCACGAGGTCATAGAGCGATCAGACGGGGAGCGGGTGTTCTACACGTACGTCGAGAGAATCAGCGGCGGCAAATCCGTCCAGACGCTCGCCGGTCAGTATCTCCCGCGTGGGTCGCTCCTCTGTTCCCGCCGGTCGGAGGGCCGACACGAGTGGCGCATCCTGATGCGGTCGGACGAGAAGGTCGGCCTGCTCTACGACGCCCTCAGCGCGAACTTGCGGTCCGAGCTCTCGTTCCACATGGGTCACCTCCGGGACGCCGACCGGTGGGGGCACGACTCGCTCGGGACGGTCTCGCTCGACCCCAACCAGCGGACGGCGTTACGCGCGGCCGCCCGCCACGGATACTACCGGGCGCCGAGCGAGATCACGCTCGAGGAACTGGCGTCGAAACTGGAGATCCCGCGGTCGACGCTCTCGTACCGACTGCGACGCGCCGAAGAACAGCTCGTCACCGAGTACCTGAACGGCGTATCAGTAACCCACGACTGA
- a CDS encoding PQQ-binding-like beta-propeller repeat protein produces MYREDGQLRRRWLLKAVGSGALVGGLAGCQARGPGDDGGGSDGDGGSVSGSVGPLTVTLTGVDPCQPIRDLFEAYHENSPVVVTATGTPGGDAAGTCGTLFGDPHVRTVDGNRYDFMGAGEFVALESTSDDLAVQVRMEPWGDSERVSVLTAVAARVGASEVQVSAEGGDRDLLLVDGVARVVPVGEVIELDGGAILRSEDVVGLVWADGTVVAVTVGRSLDLTVAHPDGRAGEFQGLLGNGNGDAGDDLVTRGGEAVAETFEGLYGDFAADWRIDAESSLFAYADGESTATYTDRSFPAAPPPELDDEKRQAAERACFDAGVRDPDFLGDCVLDVGLTGDDGFAARAAGAQPRRATTVGTGPASVETPAALRRGDAARTGSMTVDGPIEGALEWSSERDFFRPSMPVAGDSVVVVAADESVTALDSTDGTTRWSVSVQTPGAAPTVAGPVVYAPTRAGLLALSTADGTEHWRLRAFADEDVASPVVADDTVYVSLDVDDVAVVVAADATTGALRWERVLGRGDVSAVSLADGSLFIAHGGTVAALDHEDGTEQWRTAAPFGVGSALAVADGTVYATGTNGGVVAFDAGTGQRGFYFEADFWWSAPAVDTDRVYAGSGDVAYGLDRRNGSLVWERPTESILRDPIVAGGRVYATTQRAELVAFDAAAGEEELRVSLPGRGGIDTGPYLTGDRLYVTSPDGNVLAYR; encoded by the coding sequence ATGTACAGGGAGGACGGTCAACTACGTCGGCGGTGGTTGTTGAAAGCGGTCGGAAGCGGGGCTCTCGTGGGCGGGCTCGCGGGCTGTCAGGCCCGTGGGCCGGGCGACGATGGCGGCGGTAGTGACGGCGACGGCGGATCGGTGAGCGGGTCGGTTGGCCCGCTCACGGTCACTCTCACCGGCGTCGACCCGTGCCAGCCGATACGGGATCTCTTCGAGGCCTACCACGAGAACTCCCCGGTCGTCGTGACGGCGACAGGGACGCCCGGCGGCGACGCCGCCGGCACTTGTGGCACGCTGTTCGGTGATCCTCACGTTCGCACCGTCGACGGGAACCGGTACGACTTCATGGGCGCCGGCGAGTTCGTCGCGCTCGAATCGACGAGCGACGACCTGGCCGTCCAGGTCCGGATGGAGCCATGGGGCGACAGCGAGCGGGTGTCGGTGCTCACGGCGGTCGCCGCCCGGGTGGGTGCGAGCGAGGTCCAGGTGTCCGCCGAGGGCGGGGATCGGGACCTGTTGCTCGTCGACGGCGTCGCGAGGGTGGTACCAGTCGGCGAGGTCATCGAACTCGACGGCGGGGCCATCCTCCGGAGCGAAGACGTGGTCGGCCTCGTCTGGGCCGACGGCACCGTGGTCGCTGTCACCGTCGGGCGATCCCTGGACCTGACGGTCGCACACCCCGACGGACGGGCCGGCGAATTCCAGGGGTTGCTCGGGAATGGCAACGGAGACGCGGGCGACGACCTCGTCACGCGCGGCGGCGAGGCCGTCGCGGAGACGTTCGAGGGGCTCTACGGCGACTTCGCCGCGGACTGGCGAATCGACGCTGAGAGCTCGCTGTTCGCCTACGCCGATGGCGAGTCGACGGCGACGTACACCGACCGCTCGTTCCCCGCGGCACCGCCACCGGAACTCGACGATGAGAAGCGCCAGGCGGCCGAACGGGCCTGCTTCGACGCGGGCGTCAGGGACCCGGACTTCCTCGGGGACTGCGTGCTGGACGTCGGACTGACCGGTGACGACGGGTTCGCGGCGCGCGCGGCCGGGGCCCAGCCTCGGCGGGCGACGACCGTTGGCACTGGTCCCGCCTCGGTCGAGACACCCGCCGCGCTCCGACGCGGTGACGCGGCTCGGACCGGGTCGATGACAGTCGACGGGCCCATCGAGGGGGCCCTGGAGTGGAGTTCCGAGCGGGACTTCTTTCGCCCCTCGATGCCGGTCGCGGGTGACTCGGTCGTCGTCGTGGCGGCTGACGAGTCGGTCACGGCACTCGACTCGACGGACGGTACGACCCGCTGGTCCGTGTCTGTCCAGACGCCCGGAGCGGCGCCGACCGTCGCGGGGCCGGTCGTCTACGCACCGACGCGGGCGGGACTGCTGGCACTCTCGACGGCGGACGGGACCGAACACTGGCGGCTGCGCGCCTTCGCCGACGAGGACGTGGCGTCGCCGGTCGTGGCCGACGACACCGTCTACGTCTCGCTCGACGTCGACGATGTCGCCGTCGTCGTCGCCGCCGACGCCACCACCGGCGCCCTCCGATGGGAACGAGTGCTCGGGCGCGGGGACGTGAGCGCTGTCAGCCTGGCGGACGGGTCACTGTTCATCGCCCACGGCGGGACCGTCGCGGCCCTCGACCACGAGGACGGCACGGAGCAGTGGCGCACGGCTGCCCCCTTCGGTGTCGGGTCGGCGCTGGCGGTCGCCGACGGAACTGTCTACGCCACGGGCACCAACGGGGGCGTCGTCGCGTTCGACGCGGGCACTGGCCAACGAGGCTTCTACTTCGAGGCGGACTTCTGGTGGTCGGCCCCCGCGGTCGACACCGACCGGGTGTACGCCGGGAGCGGGGACGTCGCCTACGGTCTGGACCGACGGAACGGATCACTCGTCTGGGAACGCCCGACAGAGTCGATTCTGCGCGACCCCATCGTCGCCGGGGGGCGAGTGTACGCGACGACACAGCGCGCCGAGCTCGTCGCGTTCGATGCTGCGGCCGGCGAGGAGGAACTCCGCGTTTCGCTCCCCGGCCGGGGGGGGATCGACACCGGTCCGTACCTCACTGGTGACCGACTGTACGTCACGAGTCCCGACGGGAACGTACTGGCCTACCGGTGA
- a CDS encoding DUF7342 family protein, with protein MTEFDPAPESDTQRRWQTGTDTFDRVYDVVLGVTSPTAYTEIAELADCSPNAAKKHLDRLTEMGIARANRESRPATYERNEGYLEWQDASRIATELSVEAIIDRVEALEAQRTEYEARFETRDPATVSVFDQGDHETIHERMTAVSEWQGVIRDIQLYELARQLSQNDGHLLPA; from the coding sequence ATGACCGAGTTCGATCCAGCCCCCGAGTCTGATACCCAGCGACGGTGGCAGACGGGAACAGACACGTTCGATCGCGTCTACGACGTCGTTCTCGGGGTGACGTCTCCGACTGCGTACACCGAGATCGCCGAGCTTGCCGACTGCTCGCCAAACGCCGCGAAAAAGCACCTCGACCGTCTCACGGAGATGGGCATCGCCCGAGCCAACAGAGAGAGTCGCCCGGCGACCTACGAACGAAACGAGGGATACCTCGAATGGCAGGACGCCAGCCGGATCGCAACCGAGCTCTCCGTCGAAGCGATCATCGACCGTGTGGAGGCGCTCGAAGCGCAGCGGACGGAGTACGAAGCACGGTTCGAGACGAGGGATCCGGCAACTGTCTCGGTGTTCGACCAGGGTGATCACGAAACGATCCACGAGCGGATGACTGCAGTCAGCGAGTGGCAGGGCGTGATTCGAGACATCCAGCTGTACGAACTCGCGCGCCAGCTCTCCCAGAACGACGGGCATCTGCTTCCGGCTTGA
- a CDS encoding NAD(P)-dependent alcohol dehydrogenase translates to MTTSVGEKSTQGRTQMRAVVAGAYGSPDVLHVDEVAKPVPDDDEVLVRVRAAVVGPPDSAAREGSPFPIRFFSGLRRPNGIPGDVFAGEIEAVGQDVVQFAPGDAVFGTTAPGSGAHAEYLCLPENGAVTIMPSNLTYDEAAAVCDGGLTAMAFVKDHAHVQAGDSVLINGASGSVGTAAVQLATEFGATVTGVCSTAKVEFVRSLGAETVIDYTRTDFTTTGATYDVIFDAVGKRSYPECKASLTTGGRYLTTVPSVGILLRMVWTRVVGDRRAIFAATGLSSKRTKRSHLVALRDLVERGQFRPVIDRTYSLDDIADAHRYVDVGHKTGSVVVTMD, encoded by the coding sequence ATGACAACGAGTGTCGGAGAGAAGTCAACCCAGGGCCGAACGCAGATGCGAGCCGTCGTGGCCGGGGCGTACGGCTCACCGGATGTCCTTCACGTGGACGAGGTGGCGAAGCCGGTGCCTGACGACGACGAGGTGCTTGTTCGGGTTCGGGCGGCGGTCGTCGGGCCGCCAGACTCGGCCGCGCGCGAGGGCAGTCCCTTCCCGATTCGGTTCTTCAGCGGTCTGAGACGACCCAACGGGATACCTGGCGACGTGTTCGCTGGGGAGATCGAGGCGGTCGGCCAGGACGTCGTGCAGTTCGCACCGGGCGACGCCGTGTTCGGCACGACCGCGCCTGGAAGCGGTGCACACGCCGAGTACCTCTGCCTGCCCGAAAACGGAGCCGTGACGATCATGCCGTCGAACCTCACGTACGACGAAGCCGCGGCCGTCTGTGACGGCGGATTGACCGCGATGGCGTTCGTGAAAGATCACGCGCACGTCCAGGCGGGCGACTCCGTCCTCATCAACGGCGCGTCCGGATCGGTCGGGACGGCCGCCGTCCAACTCGCGACGGAGTTCGGTGCGACGGTCACCGGCGTCTGCAGTACCGCGAAGGTCGAGTTCGTGCGGTCGCTCGGCGCCGAGACGGTGATCGACTACACGCGCACGGACTTCACGACGACCGGTGCGACGTACGACGTGATCTTCGATGCCGTGGGGAAGCGCTCGTACCCCGAGTGCAAAGCGTCGCTCACCACGGGTGGTCGCTACCTGACGACGGTCCCTTCCGTGGGGATCCTGCTCCGGATGGTCTGGACCCGGGTGGTCGGCGACAGGCGGGCGATCTTCGCGGCCACCGGGCTGTCATCGAAGCGCACGAAACGCTCACACCTCGTTGCACTGCGAGATCTCGTCGAAAGAGGACAGTTCCGTCCGGTGATCGACCGAACGTACTCGCTCGACGACATCGCCGACGCACACCGATACGTCGACGTCGGCCACAAGACTGGCAGCGTCGTCGTCACGATGGATTGA
- a CDS encoding DUF6713 family protein: protein MVTVSAVLFSGVVAFLLVHELDAIRQREWRFFFAPMGTDDETAYRLFIGLHAPLFVLLLVYAESPAFQLGVASFAIVHGLLHLGLRSHPLIEFDNWFSRFWIVGGSLLGALHIVLVL from the coding sequence ATGGTCACCGTATCAGCAGTGCTGTTCTCGGGGGTGGTCGCGTTTTTGCTCGTCCACGAACTCGATGCGATTCGCCAGCGCGAATGGCGGTTCTTCTTCGCACCGATGGGAACTGACGACGAAACCGCGTATCGGCTGTTCATCGGTCTGCACGCGCCGCTGTTCGTCCTACTGCTGGTGTACGCGGAGTCACCAGCGTTTCAGCTGGGTGTGGCTTCGTTCGCGATCGTCCACGGACTCTTGCATCTCGGTCTCCGGAGTCATCCCCTGATCGAGTTCGACAACTGGTTCTCCCGGTTCTGGATCGTCGGTGGGTCTCTGCTCGGCGCTCTCCACATTGTTCTCGTGCTGTGA
- a CDS encoding HAMP domain-containing sensor histidine kinase produces the protein MTEDTSVGSDRDSLEPPLFDAFPDPLLVYGSERAGGSDSSPDSLVLRAANPAFVSTFDVEPDRVGAPLDHVAIAGRIASDTDDADVDDSSSDDTTTVRAILDVVRGTADSTLRLTQDHPGDSRHFHVRAIDVRANDAESDDVDGCLCFTEVSDLERRRRELVARVDRLERIADVVSHDIRNPLEVASIRLEAAQETNEAVHFEKVAGALARIEQLVSDVLSVGAGRVDPTDTVALGDAAESAWATVDTAEATLVIDPKAPTIRADIDRLRQVFENLFRNAVEHAGRDATVTVELLPDGFAVVDDGPGIPPEIGERVFEIGVSTTPGSRGLGLSIVDRIAREHGWQVSVASPDSGSADSDAGARFEFTGVTLVD, from the coding sequence ATGACCGAGGACACGAGTGTCGGGTCGGACCGGGACTCGCTTGAGCCTCCGCTGTTCGACGCGTTTCCCGACCCGCTCTTGGTATACGGGAGCGAGCGGGCAGGCGGGTCGGATTCGAGCCCCGATTCGCTCGTCCTTCGCGCGGCCAACCCCGCGTTCGTCTCGACGTTCGACGTCGAGCCCGACCGGGTCGGCGCGCCGCTCGACCACGTCGCTATTGCCGGCCGGATCGCGTCCGACACGGACGACGCCGACGTCGACGACAGCAGTTCGGACGACACGACGACCGTGAGAGCGATCCTCGATGTCGTCCGCGGAACAGCCGACTCGACGCTTCGACTCACGCAGGATCACCCCGGCGATAGCCGTCACTTCCACGTCCGGGCGATCGACGTTCGGGCGAACGACGCGGAGTCCGACGACGTCGACGGCTGTCTCTGCTTCACCGAGGTTTCGGACCTCGAACGACGTCGACGCGAACTCGTGGCGAGGGTCGACCGCCTCGAACGAATCGCGGACGTCGTGAGTCACGACATCCGGAATCCCCTCGAAGTTGCCAGCATCCGGCTCGAAGCGGCACAGGAGACGAACGAGGCTGTCCACTTCGAGAAGGTCGCGGGCGCGCTCGCCCGCATCGAACAGTTGGTCAGTGACGTCCTCTCGGTCGGTGCGGGGAGGGTCGACCCGACCGACACGGTCGCGCTGGGGGACGCCGCCGAGTCCGCGTGGGCGACAGTCGACACGGCCGAGGCCACGCTCGTCATCGACCCGAAGGCACCGACCATCCGGGCCGATATCGATCGTCTCCGCCAGGTGTTCGAGAACCTCTTTCGCAACGCCGTCGAGCACGCGGGACGCGACGCGACCGTGACCGTCGAACTGCTTCCGGACGGGTTCGCGGTCGTCGACGACGGCCCGGGCATTCCCCCGGAGATCGGCGAGCGTGTGTTCGAGATCGGTGTGTCGACCACGCCAGGGAGTCGGGGGCTCGGACTCTCCATCGTCGATCGAATCGCACGGGAGCACGGCTGGCAAGTATCGGTCGCGTCACCCGACTCCGGGTCGGCCGATTCGGACGCGGGAGCCAGATTCGAGTTCACGGGCGTCACGCTCGTCGACTGA
- a CDS encoding rhodanese-like domain-containing protein produces MSSIRPAELDDRLGSASGGEPFLLDIRPEAAFDSGAIDRSYNVPVYNDLRRGDESALRDRLSDIPTDRDVVVVCKMGVVAKRATRILRDEGYDASTLLGGMSGWTGYQNGSLGYKLRSLLWSLR; encoded by the coding sequence ATGAGCAGTATCCGTCCAGCGGAACTGGACGACCGTCTCGGGTCGGCGTCGGGAGGCGAGCCGTTCCTCCTCGACATCCGCCCGGAGGCGGCGTTCGACTCGGGTGCGATCGACCGTAGCTACAACGTCCCAGTGTATAACGATCTGCGCCGCGGGGACGAGTCGGCACTGCGCGACCGATTAAGCGACATACCGACCGACAGAGACGTGGTCGTCGTGTGCAAGATGGGCGTCGTCGCCAAGCGGGCGACGAGGATCCTCAGAGACGAGGGGTACGACGCGTCGACGCTACTCGGCGGCATGAGCGGGTGGACCGGGTACCAGAACGGCTCGCTGGGCTACAAGCTTCGGTCGCTCCTCTGGAGCCTCCGGTAG
- a CDS encoding 2Fe-2S iron-sulfur cluster-binding protein translates to MPHAVTLEWRDGREATVEVREGETVTDATERAGLGVPYGCLYGACATCTGRLLEGDLVHVERPRGLKPQHRQEGYLLLCVAEPRSDCRIEVGAEIQADLVPNPWK, encoded by the coding sequence ATGCCCCACGCAGTCACTCTGGAGTGGCGTGACGGCCGGGAGGCGACCGTCGAGGTCCGGGAGGGCGAGACGGTCACCGACGCGACCGAGCGTGCAGGCCTCGGCGTCCCCTACGGCTGTCTGTACGGTGCCTGCGCCACCTGCACCGGACGCCTGCTGGAGGGTGACCTCGTTCACGTCGAACGCCCGCGGGGGCTGAAACCCCAACACCGACAGGAGGGGTACCTCCTGCTCTGTGTGGCTGAACCGCGCTCTGACTGCCGGATCGAGGTGGGTGCGGAGATCCAGGCCGACCTCGTGCCGAACCCGTGGAAATGA
- a CDS encoding selenium-binding protein SBP56-related protein yields the protein MSTDEPSQSTEAHSHEHHEVEGPGYPTPAAMRTESEREKTAFVMGLRVGTDVDEPDFVGVVDVDPESETYSELIDTVEMPNKGDELHHFGWNTCSSSCHADGLVRDHLIVPGQRSSRIHIIDASDPRSPTIEKVIEPEEVFEHDLSAPHTVHCVPEGKIVISMLGNADGELPGGFLQLDQDDFSIDGHWEIDRGDMEMNYDYWYQPRHGVMLSTEWAAPETYYPGFDLDDVEAGKYGDSIHVWDWETKEHQQTLTFGEEGLIPLEIRMPHNPEETEGYVGAALSSNILRFWEAEDGRWEWEKVIDIEDREHPDWDMPVPGLVTDILLSLDDQYMFFSNWLHGDVRMYDISDTGNPRLVDQCWVGGNFAERQSVGGHDVRGAPQMLQLSRDGRRLYWTTSLFSSWDNQFYPEIGEQGSLMMKADVYPEEGRMELDEEFVVDFGDAPGGPARAHEIRWPGGDCTSDVWQ from the coding sequence ATGAGCACCGACGAACCCAGTCAGTCGACCGAGGCACACAGCCACGAACATCACGAGGTAGAGGGGCCGGGATATCCGACGCCGGCGGCGATGCGCACCGAGTCCGAACGCGAGAAGACTGCCTTCGTCATGGGGCTCCGGGTCGGCACGGACGTGGACGAGCCCGACTTCGTCGGCGTCGTCGACGTCGACCCGGAGTCCGAGACGTACAGCGAACTGATCGACACGGTCGAGATGCCGAACAAGGGCGACGAACTCCACCACTTCGGCTGGAACACCTGCTCGTCCTCGTGTCACGCCGACGGCCTGGTTCGGGACCACCTGATCGTCCCCGGCCAGCGCTCCTCTCGAATCCACATCATCGACGCCTCCGACCCGCGGAGCCCGACGATCGAGAAGGTCATCGAACCGGAGGAGGTGTTCGAGCACGACCTCTCGGCGCCGCACACGGTCCACTGCGTTCCCGAGGGGAAAATCGTCATCAGTATGCTCGGGAACGCCGACGGCGAACTCCCCGGTGGCTTCCTCCAGCTCGATCAGGACGACTTCTCCATCGACGGCCACTGGGAGATCGACCGCGGCGACATGGAGATGAACTACGACTACTGGTATCAGCCCCGACACGGCGTGATGCTGTCGACTGAGTGGGCCGCGCCGGAAACCTACTACCCGGGCTTCGACCTGGACGACGTCGAAGCCGGGAAGTACGGCGACAGCATCCACGTCTGGGACTGGGAGACCAAAGAACACCAGCAGACGCTGACGTTCGGCGAGGAGGGGCTCATCCCGCTCGAGATCCGGATGCCCCACAACCCCGAGGAGACCGAGGGCTACGTCGGCGCCGCGCTCTCTTCGAACATCCTCCGCTTTTGGGAGGCGGAGGACGGACGCTGGGAGTGGGAGAAGGTCATCGACATCGAAGACCGCGAGCACCCCGACTGGGACATGCCCGTGCCGGGACTGGTGACGGACATCCTCCTGTCGCTCGACGACCAGTACATGTTCTTCTCGAACTGGCTCCACGGCGACGTGCGGATGTACGACATCAGCGACACGGGGAACCCGCGGTTGGTCGACCAGTGCTGGGTCGGGGGGAACTTCGCCGAGCGCCAGTCCGTCGGCGGCCACGACGTCCGCGGCGCGCCCCAGATGCTCCAGCTCTCCCGGGACGGCCGACGGCTCTACTGGACCACCTCCCTGTTCTCCTCGTGGGACAACCAGTTCTACCCCGAGATCGGCGAACAGGGGTCGCTGATGATGAAAGCGGACGTGTACCCCGAGGAAGGCCGGATGGAACTCGACGAAGAGTTCGTCGTCGACTTCGGCGATGCCCCCGGGGGCCCGGCCCGCGCCCACGAGATTCGCTGGCCCGGTGGCGACTGTACCAGCGACGTCTGGCAGTAG